From Nitrospirota bacterium, a single genomic window includes:
- a CDS encoding LPS-assembly protein LptD, with product MISGAAKKILVAAAFCLFSFCQSHFIDRCHAADTHTEITCDTLEYFSETKKYIAAGTVKVTQNDTTVEADTMVYFEETGDVTASGNVRYDDLQAFFTAKKAEMNMEKKTGRLFDADILFKSDNYHLSGREIERKAENEFYSRDDINVTTCDGPVAAWCFRGREMNLVIGDQITARDVSFRVRDFPLFYSPRLWAPISNDRKTGFLMPTLSSGSSHGPGLNIPLYWAIAENRDATFQLDAYARQGIGTGMEYRYIEPGGLQSAWRLYHIRDHQLHTDFTEFKALHDDRSSGGIGLFLNANFVNEKDYYREITSQKVFYREISPNNEKNIQRFLETTAEVNIPFDNARAYFLAQYWVDLNYATGDIPQKLPEIGVVMNYRRFGNFLVSAEASAANFWRKNGISAHRLDLYPTVLHVVGSDVVLSQFVAVRGSAYDFYHDTGAAGSTQRLAFEYDGNIHARFSRRYDSVTHVIEPTIRYHYISDSPNDLLYTFDAWELQGKTSRLELSILNRILFKGMERIAARITQPFDMNQGDRPFRPLEFDLATQMPVPAKISAAYDVHTGKLQSVSSDIILPFSYGAVSFGQRYHRTDDIMVFRAGIAVQPVKPIQVGLEVRYDAKGEGLRQVGARAQYTGQCWSARLEATKKPGDFTVQVMFDLFGVTAKRPQ from the coding sequence TTGATCAGCGGAGCGGCAAAAAAAATCCTCGTTGCTGCGGCTTTTTGCCTTTTCAGTTTCTGCCAATCACATTTCATTGACCGCTGCCACGCTGCAGATACGCATACCGAAATCACCTGCGATACGCTTGAGTATTTCTCTGAAACGAAAAAATATATCGCTGCGGGCACGGTAAAAGTCACTCAGAATGACACAACGGTCGAGGCTGATACAATGGTCTATTTTGAAGAGACCGGCGATGTAACAGCCTCTGGGAATGTGCGGTATGACGATCTGCAGGCCTTCTTTACCGCAAAGAAGGCTGAGATGAACATGGAGAAGAAGACCGGCAGACTTTTTGATGCTGACATCCTCTTCAAAAGCGATAACTATCATCTCAGCGGCAGAGAGATCGAGAGAAAAGCGGAAAACGAGTTCTACAGCAGGGACGACATAAATGTGACAACCTGTGACGGACCTGTGGCTGCATGGTGTTTTCGCGGCAGAGAGATGAACCTGGTTATCGGCGATCAGATTACTGCCCGGGACGTATCATTCCGCGTCAGGGATTTTCCTCTGTTCTATTCCCCCCGGCTTTGGGCTCCGATAAGCAATGACAGGAAAACCGGTTTTTTGATGCCTACGCTCAGCAGCGGCAGTTCGCACGGACCGGGCCTCAATATCCCCTTATACTGGGCGATTGCAGAAAACAGGGATGCAACGTTTCAGCTCGATGCCTATGCGCGGCAGGGGATCGGCACCGGCATGGAATACCGCTATATCGAACCGGGTGGTCTTCAGAGTGCATGGCGGCTGTACCATATCCGCGACCATCAGCTGCATACTGATTTTACGGAGTTCAAGGCACTGCATGATGACCGGTCTTCGGGCGGCATAGGGCTGTTTCTGAATGCCAATTTCGTAAACGAGAAGGATTATTACCGGGAGATCACTTCTCAGAAGGTTTTTTACCGCGAAATCAGTCCGAACAATGAGAAAAATATACAGCGGTTTCTCGAAACTACGGCAGAGGTCAATATCCCCTTTGACAACGCACGCGCCTATTTCCTTGCGCAGTACTGGGTCGATCTCAACTACGCTACCGGCGACATCCCGCAGAAACTCCCCGAGATAGGCGTGGTCATGAATTACAGGCGTTTTGGAAATTTCCTCGTTTCGGCAGAGGCGTCTGCAGCAAACTTCTGGAGGAAAAACGGTATCTCGGCGCACAGACTTGATCTATATCCAACCGTGCTTCATGTTGTCGGCAGCGATGTGGTTCTGTCCCAGTTCGTTGCTGTAAGAGGAAGTGCCTACGATTTTTATCACGATACCGGAGCGGCAGGCAGCACTCAGCGGCTTGCGTTCGAATATGACGGGAACATCCATGCCCGTTTCAGCAGGAGATATGATTCTGTCACGCATGTGATTGAGCCGACGATCCGCTATCACTATATATCGGACTCACCAAATGACCTTCTGTATACCTTCGACGCATGGGAACTGCAGGGCAAGACATCCAGGCTTGAACTCAGCATACTTAACCGGATTCTCTTTAAGGGGATGGAACGGATAGCAGCACGGATCACCCAGCCTTTTGATATGAATCAGGGCGACAGACCGTTCAGACCATTGGAATTTGATCTTGCTACGCAGATGCCCGTCCCCGCAAAAATAAGCGCAGCCTATGACGTCCATACGGGCAAGCTGCAGTCGGTGAGTTCCGATATCATACTGCCCTTTTCGTACGGTGCCGTAAGCTTCGGTCAGCGTTACCATAGAACAGATGATATCATGGTCTTTCGGGCTGGCATTGCGGTGCAGCCGGTCAAACCCATTCAGGTGGGTCTCGAGGTTCGGTACGATGCAAAGGGCGAAGGGTTAAGACAGGTGGGCGCTCGTGCGCAATATACCGGCCAGTGTTGGAGTGCCAGGCTGGAGGCGACAAAAAAGCCGGGTGACTTCACGGTCCAGGTGATGTTCGATCTTTTTGGTGTTACGGCCAAACGTCCGCAATAA
- a CDS encoding adenylyl-sulfate kinase has protein sequence MNGLVLWFTGLPGSGKSTIADNVKERNAAFVILRMDDLRRIVTPQPTYSEAERDMVYRSLVYLAKTLSDLGHDVIIDATGNLSRWRQLARQSIPSFAEVYLKCSLDVCRQREHQRRETHGAPRGIYQKGMAGWPVPGLNVPYEEPLNPEVVIDAEKVSVADAAELIVRFIERSRNRS, from the coding sequence ATGAACGGTCTTGTATTATGGTTCACCGGTTTGCCCGGCAGCGGCAAAAGCACAATAGCCGATAACGTGAAAGAGCGTAATGCGGCTTTCGTCATACTGCGCATGGATGACCTGCGGCGTATTGTTACGCCGCAACCCACCTATTCCGAAGCAGAGAGGGATATGGTCTACCGAAGTCTTGTTTACCTGGCAAAGACCCTGTCCGACCTTGGACATGATGTAATCATTGACGCCACGGGGAACCTCTCGAGATGGCGCCAACTGGCCCGGCAGTCAATACCGTCATTTGCCGAGGTTTATCTTAAATGTTCTCTGGATGTCTGCAGGCAGAGAGAACATCAGCGGAGAGAGACGCATGGAGCGCCGAGGGGGATTTATCAAAAAGGCATGGCAGGGTGGCCAGTCCCAGGCCTTAATGTCCCGTATGAAGAACCCCTGAATCCCGAAGTGGTCATTGATGCGGAAAAGGTCTCGGTTGCGGATGCTGCAGAACTGATCGTCAGATTTATCGAACGCTCCCGAAATAGATCGTAA
- a CDS encoding HD-GYP domain-containing protein: MASRSDRVVKWHVIQKRIKVSALKIGMNVVLPASWFSHPFLKSSFAISSQEEIDKIIECGFDEVMVRLPDEADGKEALPAEDVPVPPKAWMSSALIPPELSEAIHDRKLNPEKKAKVVYASSLKLMERLLQNPSAENIGEAKKGVAEIVDLIVSDTETSESLLKITSHDYYTYTHSVNVGVYAIMLAKTHFRGSDGHDMHELGAGFFLHDIGKVHIDPAIINKPGRLTDSEMGQMRSHPYQGYKILSETAHLTDECRAIVMEHHERDDGLGYPRRLKGNDIHVYGRICSVADVFDALTAERSYKQKKTTFESLRIMRDEMLNHFHRDLFEEFVLLFSNK, encoded by the coding sequence ATGGCAAGCAGATCCGACCGTGTGGTAAAATGGCATGTGATTCAAAAACGGATTAAGGTATCTGCCCTGAAGATAGGCATGAATGTTGTTCTGCCTGCCTCCTGGTTCAGCCATCCCTTCCTGAAAAGCAGCTTCGCGATCAGTTCCCAGGAGGAGATAGACAAGATCATCGAATGTGGATTCGATGAGGTGATGGTCAGACTGCCTGATGAAGCAGATGGTAAAGAGGCACTGCCAGCTGAAGATGTCCCCGTGCCTCCGAAGGCCTGGATGTCATCAGCCCTTATCCCGCCAGAACTGAGCGAAGCCATCCATGACAGGAAGCTTAACCCTGAGAAAAAGGCAAAAGTTGTCTATGCCTCGTCCCTGAAGCTGATGGAGCGGCTTCTGCAGAATCCCAGCGCAGAGAATATCGGCGAGGCGAAGAAGGGCGTCGCCGAGATTGTTGATTTGATCGTCTCGGATACAGAGACGTCCGAGAGCCTGCTGAAAATCACTTCTCACGATTACTATACCTACACACATTCCGTAAATGTAGGGGTCTATGCGATCATGCTTGCCAAGACCCATTTCAGGGGATCGGACGGGCACGATATGCATGAGCTCGGTGCAGGGTTCTTTCTTCATGACATCGGCAAGGTGCATATCGATCCTGCAATCATTAACAAACCTGGCAGACTTACGGATAGCGAGATGGGACAAATGAGATCTCATCCCTATCAGGGGTACAAGATCCTTTCCGAAACAGCTCATCTCACGGATGAGTGCAGGGCAATTGTCATGGAGCATCATGAGCGGGATGATGGCCTGGGATACCCCAGGCGTCTTAAGGGCAATGATATTCATGTGTACGGCAGGATATGTTCTGTTGCCGATGTGTTTGATGCACTTACCGCGGAGAGATCGTATAAGCAGAAAAAGACGACATTTGAGTCTCTCAGGATAATGCGGGATGAAATGCTCAACCACTTTCACCGGGATCTGTTCGAGGAGTTCGTGCTGCTTTTCAGCAACAAGTAA
- a CDS encoding DNA polymerase III subunit alpha, with translation MHSHADYVSLHLHTEYSLLDGAIRIEDLIKQAKEFRMPAIAMTDHGNLFGAVDFYRQCTHAGIKPIIGCEVYVAPRSRFDKTQTSEDEYSSFHLILLVRDDAGYRNLLTLVSKASLEGFYYKPRIDMDLLEQYSGGLIGLSACLKGEIPYYLQRGMIDKARERALAYKHILGPENFYFEIQANGLPEQAVVNSQLIELGKELHIGLVATNDCHYLRKDDAKAHEVLLCIQTGKTLKDTARMKFSTNEFYLKSPGEMIDTFKDTPEAIRNSIVIAERCNLELKHKNLLPQFKPDNGEDAETYLSLLSHEGLERKIGKDAPQNYQDRLNSELSMIKKMGFTSYFLIVWDFIHHAKSKGIPVGPGRGSAAGSLVSFCLDITEIDPIKYKLLFERFLNPERVSMPDIDVDFCQDRRQEVINYVTQKYGAEYVAQIITFGTMKAKAAIRDVGRAMDIPYAEVDRIAKLIPHDPKITIESALAAEPQLKQAYETDEGVKELLNIAMRLEGLNRHASTHAAGVVISPEPITNYAPLYRNPSDESIVTQFEMKALEKVGLLKFDFLGLKTLTVIEKTLAYIKQSKDVLDLATIPIDDQQTYALLSSGQTAGVFQLESEGMRDILIRMQPNRFEDLIALVALYRPGPMQWIDDFIKRKKGDTKVTYMMPQLKEILDETYGIILYQEQVMLIANRIANFSMGQADVLRKAMGKKNIEEMEKQKEGFIKGAVENNITEKKAARLFDVMAPFALYGFNKSHSAAYAFIAYQTAYLKAHYPVEFMAATLTLDMSDTDKIVKSINECRKMKIEMLPPDINLSGREFRVIGNSIRFGLEAVKGVGGAAIELVLEVREAGGPFTSIADLIKRADTRKVNKKVLEGLVKAGAFDSLGVTRAAAMEAVTDLLNGSGKSSRNVNQVSMFGDELPEPAPVGAEWDEAELLNNEKEALGFYITGHPLTKYDTLLSRLKAKKTSDLEHAPDKTEVLIGGILRTVKKKNVKSSGELMAYLTLEDDEGSVEVIIFPNLYKSAFERLKKDAVVLVKGSIDKDEKGVRLRGLEVSNLEDAGRKSIRKMEISLPESQGSSQGLQNIRSLVMEYPGDCQLYLRIRGDKSQTLIATSISIKPDTALVKRLETMIGKGAITVS, from the coding sequence ATGCATTCACACGCGGATTACGTATCCCTCCACCTGCATACAGAATACAGCCTCCTTGATGGTGCAATTCGTATTGAGGACCTGATCAAACAGGCAAAAGAATTCAGGATGCCGGCAATAGCCATGACTGATCATGGCAATCTGTTCGGCGCCGTTGATTTCTATCGCCAGTGCACGCATGCCGGAATCAAGCCGATCATCGGCTGCGAGGTCTATGTTGCACCGCGAAGCCGTTTTGACAAGACCCAGACCAGTGAGGACGAATATTCCTCATTCCATCTCATCCTCCTTGTCCGTGACGATGCGGGTTACAGAAATCTCCTGACGCTCGTAAGCAAGGCCTCTTTGGAGGGTTTTTACTATAAGCCCCGCATCGATATGGACCTCCTCGAACAATACAGCGGCGGGCTGATAGGCTTGTCTGCATGTCTGAAAGGAGAGATACCCTACTATCTCCAGAGAGGCATGATTGATAAGGCGCGTGAACGGGCGCTGGCGTACAAGCATATCCTCGGCCCCGAGAACTTTTACTTCGAAATACAGGCAAACGGCCTCCCTGAACAGGCTGTCGTGAACAGCCAGCTCATAGAGCTCGGCAAGGAACTGCATATCGGACTTGTTGCGACGAATGATTGCCATTATCTGAGAAAGGATGATGCAAAGGCGCATGAGGTGCTTCTCTGCATCCAGACAGGCAAGACGCTCAAGGACACCGCACGCATGAAGTTCAGCACCAACGAATTCTATCTCAAATCTCCCGGGGAGATGATCGATACGTTCAAGGACACCCCTGAGGCAATCAGAAACTCGATCGTGATTGCGGAACGCTGCAACCTGGAGCTCAAACACAAGAACCTGCTGCCGCAGTTCAAGCCCGACAACGGCGAGGACGCAGAGACCTATCTCTCTCTTCTTTCCCATGAAGGCCTTGAGCGGAAGATCGGGAAAGATGCGCCGCAGAACTACCAGGACAGGCTCAACAGCGAGCTGAGCATGATCAAAAAGATGGGCTTCACCTCCTATTTTCTGATCGTCTGGGACTTCATCCATCACGCAAAGAGTAAAGGCATCCCGGTAGGGCCGGGAAGAGGCTCCGCGGCAGGAAGCCTTGTCTCTTTCTGCCTGGATATCACTGAGATAGACCCGATCAAATATAAGCTTCTTTTTGAGCGCTTCCTGAATCCTGAAAGGGTGAGCATGCCTGATATAGACGTTGATTTCTGCCAGGACAGGAGGCAGGAGGTCATCAATTATGTCACCCAGAAATACGGGGCCGAGTACGTAGCCCAGATCATCACCTTTGGGACGATGAAGGCCAAGGCTGCGATCCGGGATGTGGGGCGTGCCATGGACATACCCTATGCAGAGGTGGACCGCATTGCGAAGCTTATCCCTCATGATCCGAAGATCACGATCGAATCTGCATTGGCTGCGGAGCCGCAGCTGAAGCAGGCCTATGAAACGGACGAGGGCGTAAAGGAACTGCTGAATATCGCGATGCGGCTCGAAGGTCTCAACAGACATGCTTCCACCCATGCGGCAGGTGTGGTCATATCTCCCGAGCCGATCACCAACTATGCCCCGCTCTACAGGAACCCTTCGGATGAAAGCATCGTAACCCAGTTCGAGATGAAGGCCCTTGAAAAAGTAGGGCTGCTCAAATTCGACTTCCTGGGGCTGAAGACACTCACGGTCATCGAAAAGACCCTGGCCTACATTAAACAGAGCAAGGATGTCCTTGACCTTGCAACCATACCGATTGATGATCAGCAGACCTATGCTCTGCTCAGTTCAGGACAGACCGCGGGCGTGTTTCAGCTTGAAAGCGAAGGCATGCGCGACATCCTGATCAGGATGCAGCCGAACCGCTTTGAGGACCTGATCGCCCTTGTTGCCCTGTACCGGCCAGGGCCGATGCAGTGGATCGATGATTTTATCAAGCGGAAAAAAGGGGATACCAAGGTTACGTACATGATGCCCCAGCTTAAGGAGATCCTTGACGAGACCTATGGCATCATCCTGTATCAGGAACAGGTCATGCTGATCGCAAACAGGATCGCGAATTTCTCGATGGGACAGGCAGACGTGCTCAGAAAGGCGATGGGGAAAAAGAATATTGAGGAGATGGAGAAACAGAAAGAGGGCTTCATCAAAGGTGCGGTCGAAAATAATATTACCGAGAAAAAAGCTGCGCGGCTCTTCGATGTGATGGCTCCTTTTGCGTTGTACGGTTTCAACAAATCACACTCTGCAGCATACGCCTTTATCGCGTATCAGACGGCATATCTCAAGGCGCATTATCCTGTTGAGTTCATGGCGGCAACGCTGACCCTCGATATGAGCGATACGGACAAGATCGTAAAGTCCATCAATGAGTGCCGGAAGATGAAGATAGAGATGCTGCCGCCTGACATCAACCTCTCGGGCAGGGAGTTCAGGGTAATCGGCAACTCCATACGCTTTGGTCTCGAAGCGGTAAAGGGTGTGGGCGGCGCGGCTATAGAATTGGTGCTTGAAGTGAGGGAGGCTGGAGGCCCCTTTACCTCCATCGCCGATCTCATAAAGAGGGCGGACACCAGAAAAGTAAATAAAAAAGTGCTCGAAGGCCTGGTAAAGGCAGGCGCTTTTGATTCTCTCGGCGTGACACGTGCAGCAGCAATGGAAGCGGTCACGGATCTCCTTAATGGAAGCGGGAAAAGCTCCAGAAATGTCAATCAGGTGAGCATGTTCGGCGATGAACTCCCGGAGCCTGCTCCGGTTGGCGCTGAGTGGGACGAAGCAGAACTTCTGAACAATGAAAAAGAGGCGCTCGGTTTTTATATTACCGGCCATCCGCTCACAAAGTACGATACGCTGCTTTCCCGGCTCAAGGCAAAAAAGACGTCAGATCTTGAGCATGCGCCTGACAAGACAGAGGTCCTTATCGGCGGCATTTTACGGACGGTCAAAAAGAAAAATGTAAAATCATCGGGAGAGCTCATGGCTTACCTGACGCTCGAAGATGACGAGGGCAGCGTTGAAGTCATCATATTTCCGAACCTCTACAAGAGCGCATTTGAACGCCTGAAGAAGGACGCGGTTGTCCTGGTGAAGGGAAGCATTGACAAGGACGAAAAGGGTGTGAGATTGCGCGGGCTGGAAGTCTCTAACCTCGAGGATGCAGGAAGGAAGAGCATCAGGAAGATGGAGATCTCGCTGCCGGAATCCCAGGGCAGCAGCCAGGGCCTGCAGAATATCCGCTCACTGGTCATGGAGTATCCCGGTGACTGCCAGCTCTACCTCAGGATAAGAGGTGACAAGTCCCAGACCCTGATCGCAACGAGTATTTCTATCAAGCCTGACACGGCGCTGGTGAAAAGACTTGAAACCATGATAGGCAAGGGAGCGATAACCGTCTCATGA
- a CDS encoding acetyl-CoA carboxylase carboxyltransferase subunit alpha — MIKYYLEFEKPIEELELKMEELKRLSDGKDINLSGEIKKLEKKIRELRTEIYANLTPWQKTLLARHPDRPYTLDYIGLMTEDFIELHGDRRFADDKAIVGGLAKLKGGLPVVIIGHQKGRGTKERIHRNFGQPHPEGYRKAMRLMELAEKFKRPIITLIDTPGAYPGIGAEERGQGEAIASSLMHMSRLRVPIIAVVIGEGGSGGALALSVSDRLYMLEHSVYSVISPEGCAAILWKKSELGPEDFARASEALKMTAEDLLGFKIIDEIIPEPSGGAHRDPEMMAKSISDKIFEALEELKAKTPGKLVEDRYKRLKKIGSFTEETNRESA; from the coding sequence ATGATCAAATACTACCTCGAATTCGAAAAGCCGATTGAAGAGCTTGAGCTCAAGATGGAAGAACTCAAGAGACTCTCCGACGGCAAGGACATTAATCTTTCAGGCGAGATCAAAAAGCTCGAAAAGAAGATCAGGGAGCTCCGGACAGAGATCTACGCCAACCTTACGCCCTGGCAGAAGACACTGCTTGCCCGTCACCCTGACCGGCCCTACACGCTTGATTATATCGGCCTCATGACCGAGGATTTCATCGAGCTTCACGGCGACAGGAGGTTTGCTGACGACAAGGCTATTGTCGGCGGCCTTGCAAAGCTGAAGGGCGGTCTGCCTGTTGTGATCATCGGCCATCAAAAGGGCCGGGGCACAAAGGAGAGAATACACAGAAACTTTGGGCAGCCGCACCCCGAAGGCTACCGAAAGGCCATGAGGCTTATGGAGCTGGCAGAGAAGTTCAAGCGACCGATCATCACACTTATTGATACTCCAGGGGCATATCCCGGCATTGGTGCTGAAGAGCGGGGCCAGGGCGAGGCAATTGCGTCAAGCCTCATGCATATGTCGCGTCTGAGGGTTCCGATCATTGCGGTGGTAATCGGCGAAGGAGGCAGCGGCGGTGCTCTTGCGCTGAGTGTTTCTGACAGGCTCTATATGCTCGAACATTCGGTCTATTCGGTCATCTCTCCTGAAGGATGCGCTGCGATTCTCTGGAAGAAGAGCGAACTGGGGCCTGAGGATTTCGCGAGGGCCTCAGAGGCTTTGAAGATGACGGCCGAAGACCTTCTTGGCTTTAAGATTATTGACGAGATTATTCCGGAGCCTTCAGGCGGAGCGCACCGCGACCCCGAGATGATGGCAAAAAGCATTTCGGACAAGATCTTCGAGGCCCTTGAAGAGCTTAAAGCAAAGACCCCGGGGAAACTGGTCGAAGACCGTTACAAAAGGCTCAAGAAGATCGGCAGCTTCACTGAAGAAACAAACAGGGAGTCTGCGTAA
- a CDS encoding sigma-70 family RNA polymerase sigma factor, whose protein sequence is MNNVLDLDPEYADSDVLDHTEELSEEPEEMVMEHAVDSHAEEASAEEDPADGYESCDPLKMYLNEIGSTPLLKRSREFEVARQIEDSWERAIAALFSLPSAVEKLLQAGNDVQFGKMHLNEVIRLSSDPEQIKDDEKKKFVDAVRQIERLQRLKTASLYRDKLPARVNALRLRFDFVEGVFSEIDAEVHATGERLAGMNARKALAERNTFKEKTGTPLETMQDVLRTFSHARAEIHEARNVLIEGNLRLVVSAARRYASMGRMSMLDLIQEGNIGLMRAVDLFDYRRGFKFSTYAMCWIKQAITRALSRQSRLIRLPVHTADELTRIIQVSKQLTNELAEDPSPETIAARMKMPEHKVRGLLEMSRDPLSLHTPVGEDDSEMIDFIEDKSMQSPLAALIHSDLKEKVRSAISLLDPKEEKILRGRFSLDREEQTLEMLANEFGLTRERIRQIETTAIKKLRVHFAAAGV, encoded by the coding sequence ATGAATAACGTTTTGGACCTTGATCCGGAGTATGCGGACAGCGATGTCCTGGATCATACGGAAGAACTTTCCGAAGAACCGGAGGAGATGGTGATGGAGCATGCTGTTGACAGCCATGCGGAAGAAGCCTCTGCCGAAGAAGACCCTGCTGACGGCTATGAGTCCTGCGATCCACTCAAGATGTACCTGAATGAGATCGGTTCGACACCACTCCTGAAAAGAAGCCGGGAGTTTGAGGTCGCACGACAGATCGAAGACAGCTGGGAACGGGCTATAGCAGCCCTCTTCTCCCTGCCTTCTGCGGTCGAAAAACTGCTGCAGGCCGGAAACGACGTGCAGTTTGGCAAGATGCACCTGAACGAGGTCATCCGTTTATCGTCCGACCCGGAGCAGATCAAGGATGACGAGAAAAAGAAATTCGTCGACGCGGTGCGGCAGATAGAACGGCTGCAACGGCTGAAGACCGCATCACTGTACCGTGATAAATTGCCTGCCAGGGTCAATGCGCTCAGACTGCGCTTTGATTTCGTCGAAGGGGTGTTCAGCGAGATAGATGCCGAGGTGCATGCAACAGGAGAGAGGCTTGCCGGCATGAATGCCAGAAAGGCTTTAGCGGAAAGAAATACGTTCAAAGAAAAGACCGGCACACCGCTTGAGACCATGCAGGACGTTCTCCGGACGTTCAGCCATGCACGGGCTGAGATCCATGAGGCCAGAAATGTCCTGATCGAGGGAAATCTGAGACTCGTCGTAAGCGCGGCAAGACGTTATGCCAGCATGGGAAGAATGAGCATGCTCGACCTCATTCAGGAGGGGAATATCGGGCTGATGAGGGCTGTTGATCTGTTCGACTATCGGAGGGGGTTTAAATTCAGCACCTATGCCATGTGCTGGATCAAACAGGCGATCACGCGTGCGCTCTCAAGGCAGTCGCGGCTGATACGCCTCCCGGTGCATACAGCGGATGAGTTGACCAGGATCATCCAGGTGTCTAAGCAGCTGACCAATGAGTTGGCTGAAGATCCCTCCCCGGAGACCATTGCAGCACGGATGAAGATGCCTGAGCATAAGGTGAGGGGACTGCTTGAGATGTCGCGGGACCCGCTCTCTCTGCATACCCCGGTCGGCGAAGATGACTCCGAGATGATCGACTTCATTGAGGACAAGTCGATGCAGTCGCCGCTTGCAGCCCTCATTCATAGCGATCTCAAAGAAAAGGTGCGGAGCGCGATATCTCTTCTCGACCCCAAGGAAGAGAAGATCCTCCGCGGACGGTTCAGCCTCGACAGGGAAGAACAGACGCTCGAAATGCTGGCCAATGAATTCGGCCTGACCAGAGAACGGATCAGGCAGATCGAGACAACAGCCATAAAGAAACTGCGGGTCCATTTCGCGGCTGCAGGCGTTTAA
- a CDS encoding response regulator transcription factor, which translates to MYKILIADDHPIVRKGLRQILEEGGIVRKVEEAGSGKEAVEKVRNGSFDVALLDISMPEMSGLEALDEIKKLRPSMPVLILSIYAEEEYAVRALRSGASGYMTKKSAPDELIAAIRKIVRGGRYISPSLADFLASHLTGESDKPLHETLSTREFQVMRMIAAGRSLKEIAYDMSLSPKTISTFRTRILQKMQMQNNADLIQYAIKNKLTD; encoded by the coding sequence ATGTATAAGATCCTTATCGCAGATGACCATCCTATTGTCCGAAAGGGGCTCAGGCAGATACTTGAGGAGGGCGGCATCGTCAGAAAAGTGGAAGAGGCCGGCAGCGGCAAAGAGGCTGTCGAGAAGGTCAGGAATGGCAGTTTCGACGTAGCGCTGCTCGACATCTCAATGCCTGAAATGAGCGGACTCGAGGCCCTTGACGAGATAAAAAAACTGAGACCGTCCATGCCGGTGCTGATCCTGAGCATCTACGCCGAAGAAGAGTATGCGGTGCGTGCCCTGAGATCGGGCGCCTCAGGCTATATGACCAAGAAGTCAGCGCCTGATGAGCTGATCGCTGCCATCAGGAAGATCGTCCGCGGCGGGCGGTACATCAGTCCGTCCCTGGCCGACTTCCTTGCAAGTCACCTTACCGGGGAGAGCGACAAGCCACTCCATGAGACCCTGTCGACCCGGGAGTTCCAGGTGATGCGCATGATCGCTGCGGGCAGGTCCCTGAAGGAGATCGCCTATGACATGTCCCTCAGCCCCAAGACGATCAGCACCTTCAGGACGCGCATCCTGCAGAAGATGCAGATGCAGAACAACGCTGACCTTATCCAGTATGCAATAAAGAATAAACTGACCGATTAA